Genomic DNA from Desulfovibrio sp. JC022:
CACCGGACGGGCAGAGCACCAAGAAAAAAGCCCATGCAGGTGAATACAAAAAGCATCCCAATCATGTTTTGACGCCAAGCGGTGAGATTCATACTTATGTTGCGCCGGAACAGGTGGCTGCTGAAATGGATCAACTTTTTGAATGGATTGCTGAGCAGGAGCGAAACGGAATCCATCCACTGATTATGGCTACCATCGCGCACTATAATTTTGTACGTATCCATCCATTTGATGATGGAAATGGACGCGGGGCAAGGCTTTTGATGAACCTGCTGTTTATGAAAAACGGTTATCTCCCTGCCGTTATCAACAATGAAAACCGTCAGGATTACTTTGAATGTCTGCAACTGGCAGACAAGGGAGATCTGGCTTCTTTTTGCCTATTCGTTTCACAATCCTTGCGGGAAACTCAGGAATCGGTAGTAAAAATTCTGGAAGAGAACGGCAATAAGTAAGAGTGATGAATGGCGCGGAATTCAGCTATCCGGAAATTCCGGATAGCTGGGGGATTTGCAAAATGATCTGGAGCGGGATTGAACTATCCGGAAATCCCGGATTGTTGGAAGATTTACACAATGAACTGAGGCGGAATTGAACTATTAGGAAATTCCGAATAGTTCACAGAGAACATTTTCATAGGATGGGCATCCTCAGCCCAACTCCAAAACTCCCGGAACCGGGGTTACGTCCACAAATGCAGCAGGATTCTGTTCAGCTTCCCAAAGATCACGCTTGCGCTGGAGATTAAGCCAGAGGTCGGGGGTAGTGTTAAAAGCCCGTGACAGGCGTATGGCCATAACAGGGGTTACACTGGTCTTTTCATGGAGGACTTGAGACAGATGCTTGCGGCTGATTCCTAAATGGGCAGCAAGGGCCGTTACAGTCAGTCCCAACGGTTCCATGTAGTCATACTTTATAATTTCGCCGGGGTGTGTCGGCTTACGGGTAGCGGCGTGCATGTTGCCTCCGTGTTTAGTGGTAGTCTTGATAGTTTACTACGTAGGCATGGCCGTTTTCAAATTTGAACGTTAATCGCCAATTGCCGGAAACCTTTACGGAATAATGATTTACAAGGTTTCCTTTCAAGGGATGCAGATTAAAGCCCGGAGCGTTCATATCCTGAACGTCAGAGGCTGAATCCAACCTGTCAAGCATCCGGCCCAGCTTTGGCGCATGTTTAGCCTGAATCCCTTTTGTTGTTCCGCTATTAAAAAAAGCTTCAAGGCCCTTGTGGGCAAATCCTTTAATCATAATGTAACCTCTAAGGTAACACGGGTCAATGACCCGTGTTAGCCTTTTTCGCGTTAAGCTCTTTTCTTAAACGGGATCACAGTTCCGCCGTCACGCAGACTATCAAGGTAGTCTGAGAAGCTTTGCATCATTCGGGTACGTTCCTCAACGTATTGAGCATGGTCGTAGGCTGCGCGGACTTGGTTTTTCTGGACATGTGCCAGTTGGCGTTCAACCAAGTCGGTAGACCATCCTGCTTCATAGAGCAGGGTTGTGCATGTTGCTCGAAAACCGTGGAAGCAAAGCTGGTCTTTTGTAAAACCCATACGGCGCAAAGCGGTATTGAGTGTGTTCTCAGAGAGAATGCTTGAATTATTGATGACGCTGGGAAAGACATATTCAGACGGGGTATTTAAATCTTTAATCTCTTGAAAGATTGATAAGACTTGTCTTGAAAGAGGGACTATATGATGGTTACGCATTTTCATGCGGTCGTTAGGCACGCGCCATACTTTGCGTTCAAAGTCTATTTCTTCCCATTTCATACCGCGTATTTCTTTTGAGCGGGTGAAAGTATACATCCCGACACGCAAGGCTTGCTTCACAATGTAGTGTCCGGTGTATTCCTCAATATAGCGTAACAGCTTGCCGACTTCTCTTGGATCGGTCAGGGCCGCACGATGTTTGCGAGTCTTCGTGACGGGAGGCAGCGCGCCTTTTACGATTTGTACGGGATCACTTTCAACCTTATCGATGAAAACAGCGTATTTGAAAACCTGAGAACACAAAGAAGCAACCCTGTGGGCTGTCTCAATAGTTCCTTTGGATTCAATGCGTTGCAGTATCCGAAGTATGTCCTTGGGTGAAATCTCAGAAATGGGCTGAGAGCCTAAATATGGGAAAACGTGATTTGAAAGGCGTCCCTGATTTGTGCGGTAGGTCTTTTGCGTCCATGACTCTTGGTTCTTGTCCAGCCACATTTTGGCTACCAGCTCAAAAGTATCATTTTGCGCTTGAGTCTCGGCTTGCTTGGCTTCTTTGACCTTTTTAGGGTTCCGTCCGCTCTTTAAGGTCTTGGCGGCATTAAGATGTGCAAGACGGGCGTCAGCCAGACTTGTTTCAGGATAGGTTCCAAGACCCAACATAGTGGCCTTGCCTTCAAAACGATAACGATAACGCCAGAATTTTTTACCTGTAGGTTTTATCTCGATACAAAGACCGCCCTGATCTGCGAGGCGGTATATTTTTTCTTTAGGTTTGGCGTTCTTAACCTGTGTGGCTGTAAGGGGCATGCTTGTCTCCGTGTTTTGTGAGTATGACCAAAACTACGTACTCACCATACTCACAAATGTACTCACAATTGGTGAGTATGTCCACAGACCGCATGGGAGTGTATGGGACAAGCAGAAAAGAAAAAACCCTGTGTTTACAGGGCTTAAAGTGTCCTATGGGACATTAAATTTTTTTATTCTGGCGGGCAATACAGGATTCGAACCTGTGACCTTCAGCTCCGGAGGCTGACACTCTATCCAACTGAGCTAATTGCCCGCGCAGAACGTTTTACTATCCATCACTAAGCTCATCTGTCAAGAAAAATCTATTAAATTCGTGTGATATTCATCGTGCTGCAATCTGATTGAAATTTTCATAAGCAGATTGGATGATCATAATTTATTTGATTATTATGTTTTGACTATCGAGTATGTCTTTTAAAATTCAAATAATTTTCTGAATGTGACATTTAGGTTGATGAAAATGTCACAATTTATTGACTCAAGTGGTTTGATTGAGTAATTTCGAAAATAACTTTTTCGGAATCGCTTACAGTGTGTTCGTTGTTGTTCATAATTGCTCAACTTGAAGCTGATTCCATATGGGGTGGATTATTTTCTTTTGAACCTTTTTGAGGTTGAGGGTGCTATGAAGATCAAATTGCTTATTGGCGTTGTGGTTTGCGCATTTTTGGGGGCGTTGTCAGTTTTTGCTGCCGCTGAACTTGTCAGTGATCCGGGATCTATTTCATTGGTCACAGCTGTTGTTGTTTTTGCAGTTGTCCTGCTGGGCGGGGGAATTACTGTTCAGGTGGTTGCCGGCAGTGCTTCTAATGAAGCGGACGGAATTATGAATTATTTAAAAGGAGTTTCTGAAGGAGATTTTAATTCCAACAGACCTGAGTGCGCTGAAAGTGAATATGGCCGCATGGGTGAACAGCTTTGCAGTACTATTGATGTTTTGAAAAAAAGGATCGGATTCGCAGAAGGTGTGCTGAATGCTATCGCAGAGGCATATCCTTTTATGACCTGTGATGCTGAAGCAAAGGTTAACTTTGTTGGTAGCAGGCTTTTCAAGATTTCAGGAAAAAAAGGTAAACCTGAAGAGTACTATGGTCTGACTACCGGCGGTTATGTTTATGGTGATAATTCTCGGAAAACACGCACTGACCGTGTTGTAAGCGAAGGTATCAGGATCGAAGGTGAAACTTCTTTTGAAGGTGAAAGAGGGCTTCATGAATTGCAGTTTTCCGGTGAGCCCTTTTATGACCTTGATAATGAGTTGTGTGGTGCATTGACTATTTATTTTGATCTCACTGAGGTGAAACAGCAACAGCGGGAGATTCAGGAAAACGCCGAGCGCGTAGCAAGTGTTGCCGCTGAACTCGTAGATATAACAGGACAGGTCAATTCCGCTGCCGGGGTAATTGCTTCCCAGATTGAAGAGGCTTCTAAGGGGGCTGCTGTACAGTCTGAGCGAATTACCGAAACTGCTTCAGCCATGGAAGAGATGAACAGCACCACCCTTGAGGTTGCGCGTAATGCCCTTGATGCTGCTGAAAATGCTACCTCCGCTGCGGATAATGCTCACGAAGGGCAGAATGAAGGCCGCAGACTTGTCGAATCCATAGAAACCATGAATACACATGCTACCAATCTTGGTACCTTTATGGGGGATCTGGGTAAGCAGACTGATTCTGTGGGCAGTGTTATCACAGTTATTCAGGATATTGCCGATCAGACTAACTTACTTGCTTTAAACGCTGCGATCGAGGCTGCCCGTGCCGGTGAGGCTGGGCGCGGATTTGCAGTTGTTGCTGATGAAGTCCGCAAGCTTGCGGAAAAGACCATGACCGCCACCGATGAAGTGGGTAAGGCGATCAAGGCAATTCAGGATGGAGCGCAACGTTCCATTGAAGGTGTTAAGCTTGCAAGTGATGCCGTGGGGCAGTCAACTGAAATTGCACATAGCTCCGGGCAGACTCTTGAAAGAATCGCTGAAATAGTGAACGGTACTTCTGATCAGGTTCAGTCCATAGCCACAGCTGCTGAGCAGCAGTCTGCCACCAGTGAGGAGATTAACCGGGCAGTTGATGACATCAATTCCATTGCCTCACAGACGGCGGAAGGCATGCATGCCGCCAATGAAGCCAGTTCCGAGTTGGTCAGGATGAGTGATGAACTTAACACTTTGATTAAACAACTTTCTTCCTAGTACGGTCCCGTACTCCATTGTCCGAAGCAGGCCGCATTGTTTATTCAATGCGGCCTGTTTCACTTTTAACGAGATGCTTTCTTGACCGGATAGTTGAACCATTATATCTCGGCATAAATAATAAATGAGGTGTTGTGGTGCAGAATTTTAAGTTGTTTTGGGTTTTTATGATTTTAGGCCTTTCGGCAGGGTGCACCTCCATTGAAGTTGTTAACGAACCTGTTCCTGAGATTCTTGAGGCTGATAAAGTTTGCATCATAGTGCATGATGATACTAGAGAAACGTTTAAAACAACGCTTAAAGAATGGTTAAGAGAGCAGGGAATAACCCCGGACATTTATCCTCAAGACAGTTCTGAGGATGTTTGTGAATGGACATTAAAATATGAGGGGCGGTGGTCGTGGATCGTTGCTCTGTATTTAGCTGATGCAAAGATTACAGCTTATAATGATGGATATGAAGCCGGGCGCGCTTGGCTGGAAGTAGGGAAATGGGATGGCCACAAATGGGAAGACGGGAAAGGGCGTATCTACAAATTGATGGATATGCTTTCCGGTAAAGTGGACCATTACGAGCTGCCCATGAAAAATAAGGATTTGGAAAAATAATATTTTTTGAAATCGTACGAATGAACCGTCTCTTTTCACGAAGGGACGGTTTTTTTATTTCCTTAAATCGTGAGATGTGAGCTGAAATATGCTATCCTTAAAATGAGACCGAATAATCTCAGCAAGGAGAGTAAATATGGCAGTCAGTTGGGGAGTCAGGATCAGGGTATTTATTCTTTTCATTTTGGGCTCAATTTTGTTTTTTCCGGGGGCGTTACTGATTGTTGCCGGATTTTTAGAACCGGATACTACCTCAGATGATGCGCTGGCCATGTTTTTTATGGGTGGCTTACTCAGTTTTTGCGGTCTGCTGATCTGGTGGGTGATGCGCAAAATGTATCGCCGGGGCACGCGCAGGGCAGCTTATATACGTACGCAGGAAGATGAAGGCATGATGATGGGAATGGGCATGGCGCATATGCATAATATGGCTGCTATGAACGCTATGGATGAGCAGGTAGATGCAAGCTCCGTTGATACCGATATTGATTCCGGTGCTGATTTCGATTCCGGGGGTGATTTTGATATCGGGGATTGATCAGCGGGATTTATTCAACAGTTGCGCGTAGGCGTGGGCTGTGAGTCCGTAGACGCTTTTGAACTGACGGTTGAAATGCGAGAGGTCGTAGAAACCGCAATTTAACATTACAGCATATAATTCTTCACCTTTATCAAGGAGCTTCTTGGCTTGCTCTGTCCTGCAACTGAGAAAGAACTGATAGGGCGAGAGGCCTTTAATTGCTTTGAACTGGCGGATGAAGTGGAATTTCGACATTTGCACTTCCTTGCATATTTCATCCAGCTTAAGCGGTGCTTCGAAACTGTCGTGCATCATTTCAACAGCGCG
This window encodes:
- a CDS encoding Fic family protein, yielding MSQINPTYIIPNSADLTASLAENDRLQKAIEEKRFSQDNLWDVIQFKLKVDWTYNSNAIEGSTLTLSETLFFLREGLTVNGKPLKDFLDARNHSEAIDLLQDAIKNKRPFSTGFMKEINALILNGVSYTAAQTPDGQSTKKKAHAGEYKKHPNHVLTPSGEIHTYVAPEQVAAEMDQLFEWIAEQERNGIHPLIMATIAHYNFVRIHPFDDGNGRGARLLMNLLFMKNGYLPAVINNENRQDYFECLQLADKGDLASFCLFVSQSLRETQESVVKILEENGNK
- a CDS encoding HigA family addiction module antitoxin, coding for MHAATRKPTHPGEIIKYDYMEPLGLTVTALAAHLGISRKHLSQVLHEKTSVTPVMAIRLSRAFNTTPDLWLNLQRKRDLWEAEQNPAAFVDVTPVPGVLELG
- a CDS encoding type II toxin-antitoxin system RelE/ParE family toxin, with product MIKGFAHKGLEAFFNSGTTKGIQAKHAPKLGRMLDRLDSASDVQDMNAPGFNLHPLKGNLVNHYSVKVSGNWRLTFKFENGHAYVVNYQDYH
- a CDS encoding tyrosine-type recombinase/integrase, whose translation is MPLTATQVKNAKPKEKIYRLADQGGLCIEIKPTGKKFWRYRYRFEGKATMLGLGTYPETSLADARLAHLNAAKTLKSGRNPKKVKEAKQAETQAQNDTFELVAKMWLDKNQESWTQKTYRTNQGRLSNHVFPYLGSQPISEISPKDILRILQRIESKGTIETAHRVASLCSQVFKYAVFIDKVESDPVQIVKGALPPVTKTRKHRAALTDPREVGKLLRYIEEYTGHYIVKQALRVGMYTFTRSKEIRGMKWEEIDFERKVWRVPNDRMKMRNHHIVPLSRQVLSIFQEIKDLNTPSEYVFPSVINNSSILSENTLNTALRRMGFTKDQLCFHGFRATCTTLLYEAGWSTDLVERQLAHVQKNQVRAAYDHAQYVEERTRMMQSFSDYLDSLRDGGTVIPFKKRA
- a CDS encoding methyl-accepting chemotaxis protein, giving the protein MKIKLLIGVVVCAFLGALSVFAAAELVSDPGSISLVTAVVVFAVVLLGGGITVQVVAGSASNEADGIMNYLKGVSEGDFNSNRPECAESEYGRMGEQLCSTIDVLKKRIGFAEGVLNAIAEAYPFMTCDAEAKVNFVGSRLFKISGKKGKPEEYYGLTTGGYVYGDNSRKTRTDRVVSEGIRIEGETSFEGERGLHELQFSGEPFYDLDNELCGALTIYFDLTEVKQQQREIQENAERVASVAAELVDITGQVNSAAGVIASQIEEASKGAAVQSERITETASAMEEMNSTTLEVARNALDAAENATSAADNAHEGQNEGRRLVESIETMNTHATNLGTFMGDLGKQTDSVGSVITVIQDIADQTNLLALNAAIEAARAGEAGRGFAVVADEVRKLAEKTMTATDEVGKAIKAIQDGAQRSIEGVKLASDAVGQSTEIAHSSGQTLERIAEIVNGTSDQVQSIATAAEQQSATSEEINRAVDDINSIASQTAEGMHAANEASSELVRMSDELNTLIKQLSS
- a CDS encoding Sbal_3080 family lipoprotein, with amino-acid sequence MQNFKLFWVFMILGLSAGCTSIEVVNEPVPEILEADKVCIIVHDDTRETFKTTLKEWLREQGITPDIYPQDSSEDVCEWTLKYEGRWSWIVALYLADAKITAYNDGYEAGRAWLEVGKWDGHKWEDGKGRIYKLMDMLSGKVDHYELPMKNKDLEK